One Arachis hypogaea cultivar Tifrunner chromosome 18, arahy.Tifrunner.gnm2.J5K5, whole genome shotgun sequence genomic window, CGGTTATCCAGATTTGTTCATCACTTTTACTTGCAATCCGCAATGGGATGAAATACAACGATATTGTGCAAAGCACAAGCTCAAACCAGAAGACAGGCCAGACATCATTTGCAGACTCTTCAAAGTTAAAGTAGACAATATGATTAAGGATCTTAGATACAACAAATTATTTGGTTCTACCAAAGCAGGTACGTAATTTACATTTaaattttgcaatttttttccCATGACATTCAGAAATTGCTTCCTTATTCTAAATTAGACGTGTTAATACCATTCAAGCGTTGTTTTTTCCCAGTTATTTATACAATAGAGTTCCAAAAGAGAGGACTTCCACACGCACATATACTATTGTTCTTACATGAGCAAGATAAGTATCCAAACCCTACGGATATAGACAAAATTATCTGTGCTGAGATTCCTGATCATGATGTTGATAATGCATACTACGAAGCTGTCAAGAGTTTTATGCTGCATGGTCCATGTGGTCTTAGCAAGCCAACTTCCCCTTGCATGGAAGAAGGACGTTGTATGCGTCATTTCCCTAAGAAGTTCAACGAAGTTACTACAGTTGACGAAGATGGTTACCCAGTTTATAGGCGTCGAAATAATGGACGCACAGTGGAAGTGTCTGGAATTCATCTTGACAATAGATATGTTGTGCCACATAATAGATTGTTGTTACTAAAATATCGTGCTCACATTAATGTGGAATGGTGTAACCAATCAAGATCTATCAAGTATTTGTTCAAATATGTAAACAAAGGGAGTGATCGGGTCACAGCCTCTTTTTACAGAAACTCCACAAGTGACAATTCAAGTACAAAAGTTGATGAAGTGAAAATGTTTTATGATTGTCGATACATATCTCCTTATGAAGTTGCCTGGAGGATATTTTCCTATGACATTCACTATAGAAATCCATCTGTTGAGAGGCTGAGTTTTCATTTACCAGATCAACAACCTGTTGTATTTACAGATAATGAATCATTAGTTGAAGCTCTTGCAAAGGCCACTGTAAAAGAGTCCATGTTTCTAGCTTGGTTTGCAGCTAACGAAAAATATGCGGAAGCTAGACAACTAACATACACTGAGTTTCCAACAAAGTTTGTTTGGAAACCTTCACCTCGAGCTTGGGAACCTAGGAAAAGTCATCAAGTCATTGGAAGGATGATTTTCGTTCCACCATCATCTGGTGAGCTATATTACTTAAGGATGTTGTTAAATATTGTAAAGGGACCAACAAGCTATGTAGATATTCGAACATACAATGGTGTTATCTATTCATCATTTCGAGATGCATGCTATGCACGTGGGCTACTTGATGACGACAAAGAATATATTGATGCCATTAAGGAAGCAAGTCATTGGGGCTCAGGTCATTATTTGCGAAAATTGTTTGCGACTCTATTGTGGTCTAACTCAATGGTGCGACCTGAAGCTGTATGGGAAGAAACTGCCATCTTATTATGTGATGGGATTTTGCATAATCACAGAGCCATGTTTGGCCGATCTGGTAAGCAGACAACTCCAATGATAAACCTTtctattaaattttatatctttaaAGTGTTATGGCTTACATGTTTTCATAGTAATTTTTTCAAGTACCATATGTTTTTCATAATTATAGCAACTAATGTTTTTACTATGTCAACATTTCAGATTTGGTTTTCAGCGATGAAGAATTAAAGGACCTAACTTTGATTGAGATTGAACAAATATTGAACAGTAACGGCAAAAGCTTGCGGGATTATCCGACAATGCCATTTCCATCAGGGGATACTGACCATCTTAGAACACGAAACAAGATGATCTTTGATGAGTTAAATTATGATCGTGTTGAATTACAAAGGCAATACATTCAATGCCTGTCCAAATTAACTACAGAGCAAAGGAGAGTATATGATAAGATCATAAGCGCTGCAGAAAGTCAACATGGACGTATGTTTTTTTTGTATGGCCATGGAGGTACAGGAAAGACTTTCCTTTGGAAAACTTTAGCTTCAGCATTGAGATCAAAGGGACAGATAGTATTAACTGTTGCCTCTAGCGGTATTGCTTCTCTATTGTTACCTGGAGGTCGGACTGCACATTCTAGATTTGCCATACCATTAACCCCAGATGAATTCTCTACTTGCAATATCAAGCAGGGAAGCCCATTGGCAGAGTTAATTGTAAGAGCAAAGCTAATAATCTGGGATGAAGCTCCTATGATGAGCAAATTTTATTTCGAAGCACTTGATAAGACAATGAAAGATTTGATGAGGTTCAAACATGATGAAAGCCCAGAAATGCCATTCGGAGGGAAAACAATAGTCTTTGGTGGAGATTTTAGGCAAATCTTGCCAGTGATTCCAAAGGGAACAAGACAAGACATCGTCAATGCGTCTTTGAATTCATCATATCTATGGCAGCATTGTGAAATATTAAAGCTAACCATCAACATGCGGCTGCAATCCATGGCTGCAGATAGTGGCAAACAAGATTTGCAGCAATTTGCCGAATGGATTCTTCAGGTCGGCAATGGAATATTAGAAGGAATGAGTGACGAGTCCAATTTGATTAGCATACCTCCTGAATTCCTTATCACCTATTATAATGATCCAATTGAAGCAATTGTTGAAGCAATCTATTCTGATTACATTGCTGACATGGATAACGAAGGCCACTTGAAAGGTCGAGCTATTTTGGCTCCTACAATTAATGCGGTAGATGAGGTGAATGATTACATGACCGAACTGaacaacaatgcatgcaagacttATGTTAGTTCCAATAAATGTTTGTTCGAAGGGGGTAGCAATGAAATTGAAGGCATGCACACACCGGAGTTTTTAGCAACAATTAAATGTTCCGGGGTtccaaatcatgaattgaagctaAAGGTTGGTTGCCCTGTCATGCTTATTAGAAATATTGATCGCTCTTCAGGGCTTTGCAATGGTACTAGATTGATAATTACAAGACTTGGAGATAAAGTTATCGAGGCAAGATTATTAAATTCTGACAACTGTGTCGATAAGGTCTTTATTCCTAGAATGACACTAACACCATCAAATGCTAGGCTACCATTTAGATTTCAAAGGAGACAATTCCCTCTCATGCTATCTTATGCAATGACCATAAACAAAAGTCAAGGACAATCATTAGACCACATCGGATTGCTACTGAAAAAACCTGTTTTCACACATGGCCAACTATATGTTGCCATTTCAAGGGTCACTAACAAGAAAGGATTGAAAATTCTAATTGCTCATGATGAAAACACTGGCAAAACAGAGAATATTGTTTACCCAGAAGTCTTTAGAAATGTATGACAAACCTTTTAACATTACTTATTTCTTCATTATCATCTCATGTATATACATGTATTTTCGTTtataaaaaacttattttttctCAGTTTACATTCGACCAACTTTAATAATGCATACATGATTTTTATATctcaaaattattcaataattaaatattattttctaaaaagatttattttttgggTGTCAAATTTCATAGATTTCACTTCAAAAGAATAAACTGGGTCACAAATTTATTTTTGCTGATGTggcattatataattaaatacacgtGTAAAATCACTTTATATTGATactgcatcaaaattaaattcttaattaatACAGACAATATATTCTACTTATATCCAATTTATATACTTTATCTTCTTTATATTCCAATAAAATTACAAATATCTTATTAAGCTAACTTATCAATTTTTAAATGTaacaatatttttacaaaactaaGTTTAAGcaattttcatttttctcttcaaagaTCATTATTTTTCAAACTAAGTTTTACTTTTACATGATcattctatttatttctcttcccGCGCATAGCGCGGGTATCTTGCTAGTtataatatatagatataaagataaaaatattctcGATAGTTCAAGGCCAGCTTGACACGTGAAACAATGCTTACTGTCAAGGGAGCAACTTGGGAGAGATTGTTGCAATATTATCGAAGCTGGGTTGAGATGGAGTCGCAGTTGAGTGGACGTGACAACTGCAAATCTATGTTGAGTTTGGAGTTGTGAATGGGTTAAAACATCGCGATACTCACATGTTGATAAATGTGAAAGATGGTAGTTTAGTATGGAATTATGGATTGAAGAGGAAATTTGTCAAAAATGACAAGACTCTTTAGTAAAgagcaaaaaattaaaaataaaaaatcaaggaaaaagagtaatatatatatatatatacactatttTTTAATTAGAGGGGTTTCGAATAgatagagagatgagagagagagagagtgtgtgtggaAAACACAGGGATGGGTAGAACGGTAGGTCAGACTAAGGATCCTAGGGTTTGGAACCAAGATGAGTATCGACGATTGGAGAACGAGTCCTTCTCAATCTTCGTGGATAATCTGCCGGTAGACATTTCGAAGAAGGAACTGTTTCAACTTTTTTATTGGATAGGACGCATCAACGATATTTACTTATCAAGGAAACATAAGAACGGAGGGTTATACATTTTCGCGTTCATACGATACACCACGAAAAGAAGGGCTTTGAAGGCTATAGTTGAGATGAATCATATGAGATTGAGAGGAAAGATTATCTTTGTGGGGAAAGCTAAATACAGAAGAATGTCCGAGGAGAAAGACAAGAACAAAACTCCTTTGGATCGTCAATTGCCAGAAGTTAGAGGAGAGAATAAGGAAATCGCAGCTACTTCCAACAAGGACTTGGTGAAGGATAAGGCAGCTCAAGATCCACATGGCAATGAGTGGACAAAGAAGGTGGAAGTTCCCCTGGTGAAAGAAAACTTGGACTGGCTGCAGAAAAACTTGGTTGGGGGAACGACGAAGGCTATTAACTTCAGAGTGTTGAAGGAATCGGTTATGAAGAATTTTCCTCATGTCGTTCAGGTGCACGAAATGGGTGTTTATAAAGCACTGTTGACCTTTGACAACATCTTGAATGCAGAAGAAGCGTACACTTTCAAAATGAATAGCCTTCTGCAGTTGTTCCATAGTGTTTGGAGGTGGGATGAATCGAAGAAAAGCGAAATTCGGAGGGTATGGCTGGAGTACTTTGGGGTTCCATTACATGCATGGTCTGTGGATACGTTTAAGATAATAGGAAGTCAATGTGGGGAGGTGGTTGGTTGTGATAACGTGACTGAATCGTGCACTTCCTTTAGTGCTGGCCGAGTACAAATTGATACCTGCATGATGGATTTGATAAAAGAATGGATCCATATTACAATAGGAACTAGTGGCTTTGATATATTGGTAAAAGAGGTAGGATATGAAACATTTGGAGAGAATGATAAGATGGATTTGACGAGGAATGGCAAGGGTAGCTGTGACCACCAGAGAAACATAACTACGAAGTGCTGTGAGGATGTAGCTATAACGGTGCCAACACCAACAATTTTGACAGCCAGTTCAGATCAGGGAGCGGAAGTGGTTGTCGAGTTGTTGCGTGAGGAGGTTGAAGATGAGGTTAGATTGGTAAATTCAGAACCAATTTTGAATGAGTGGAGTTATAAAAATTTAAGACACAATCAATTGAATCTGGTAACTTATCAATCTAATAAAGGTGATATTGAAGGCATGACAGATTTTGTGGGTTATGAGGTGAGTAATGAAGTGGATTCTGAGTTGACTATTCCTTGGGAGTACGGTTGTAAAACTAATGGGCCTGGCAAGGGAGTTTTGTTGTCAGACGTTGTTGAAACTAAAACTGGGCCCTTCAACAATCTTAGATGCTGTTGTGTGGTTTTGGGCCATGAAAGGTTAAGGCCCGAATCTACATTACGCGATGAAGAAGGGCTCCGCGTTCATGGGCCTGGGTTGGAGCGCCTGGTTCGGACTTGTACCGGGTCGGTTGCGGAGACAGCAGGCTGGGGAAGTGTACGCCAGCAGGGTTCCCCTCTTCCAATCGCGGAAGCCTCTGCGCCAGGTGATGTCGGTGAGTTGGGGGCTACGGCTCCTGTGGATGAAGCAGCACGAACACGCCCTGATGAAGACCGAGCAACGGTGGCTGTTCCATGAGCTGTTAATCGAGATGAACGCAGGTTGGGGGACGGTCGCTAGGAGCTCGGGGCTGGAGTAAACCGTAGGGAACGAAGTCGCTTTGGCCAAGATCCTGCGGCGGAGGCGGCTGCGGTTGTGGCACAGAAAGAAGCCGTGCCTTGTTCACCTGTTGATGAGCTGGGTTCGGCAGGGGATAGAGGGAATAATGAGAGGCAAAGAAGGACATGCACAGTGGGGATGGGAGGAGTCCGACTAGCAGTTCATGGTAGAGGGACTGCTGACCTACAAAGCGCTGCGGGCGCGGCAGCTAACGGTGAACAGGGACGTCATAGGGTTGATGGAAACCACGGTGACTATGACCAAGAGCTTGAGAAGCCTGGCCCGGGTACAAAAGCAGGGGAGGGTAGACATCCACCTATGCCTAATGACGAAGACGACCACAGTGAAAACGAGGTTAACTTGGAGGATGTAGTGCATGCCAAGGATGATGAAGCCAGTGACAGTGAGGGTATAACTATGGAGGAGCAGAttttagaaaacaaaagaacTTGGGAAGTAGCAACGGAGTCAGGCGCAGTGCTGTATAATGAAGACGGTGATATTATGGCGATCCTCCAACAACAGAATGAAGAAATTATCATGAAAAAATGGTTGGCGAAACAAAGGGCAAAAGCAAGGCGGAGCAGACCCAAAACTCATAAAAAGGTGTGCAATAGTTTATTGAAATGATTTTTAGCTCTTGGAATATCAGGGGGTTGAGGGGGGATGAGAAGCTTAGAATGATAAAGGACCTAAGAAGAAAGTTTAAGTTAAACATTTTAGGCCTGGTGGAGACTAAGAGACAGGTAGTGACTAAATTTGATATACCAAAAATTTGGGAAAATAGTTGTGCGGGGTGGGACTTTGTTGAATCTAATGGTGCTTCTGGTGGGTTGCTGTTAATGTGGGAagaggatttttttaaaataagaaatagtCACAAAGGGGAGAGATGGTTGTGTGTTGAAGGGGAGTTAGTGAAATATAATTTTCATTGTGCTTTTATTTTGGTATATGGTGCGCATGCTAGAGATGAGAAGCTTGTTGTTTGGGAAGAGTTGAGTTACATAGCAGGGTTATGCCAGGTTCCCTATTGCTTCATGGGGGACTTTAATGAGATTGTGCAGGTGGAAGAAAGACGGGGCTCTGATAGCTTATCCTTGTCCGCTGAAGACTTCAAGAACTGGATACAGGATATGGGGGTGGTGGACTTGCCTATTACTGACCACAATTTTACATGGTTCAGAGGGCGATCTTGCAGCCGTATTGATAGGGTCCTGGTTAGCCTGGAATGGCTGGAAAAGTTCCCAGAGACTCGGTTACGTGGTGGTCCTAAGGGCTTGTCAGACCATTGTCCAATTATAACGGAAGTTAGGAGGCAGAGAGATGGGCCGAGGCCATTCAGAAGCCTTGAttcatggtttacacatgatgaTTTTCTGAGAATGGTTAAGGAGGAATGGAGAGCTCTAGGTGAGGCACAATTTACAGATAAATTGAAAGCTATGACAGGTCCTCTGGGAAGATGGCATAAAGATAAATTTGGCAATATGGACAGAAAAATCAtgaagtttgaggaagagatcAAGAAGATTGATGACTCGGTGGGTGACGGTGTGTATGATGGAACAGTGGAGGCAAGAAGAAAGGCTCTGGTGACTTGCTGTGAGAAATGGTATGTCAGAAAGGAGCTACATTGGAAGCAGATTTCGCATTCTAGACATGTGAAGGACATTGATAAGAACACGAGGTACTTCCACAACTTAGCCTCTGCGAGAAGAAGAAACAACAGGATTGATGTGCTACTCATTAATGGTAGGTTGATAAGGAACCAAGCGAGGATTAAGATTGAGATTCGAGACTTCTACAAAAAGTTGTATCATCAGGAAGAGTCTCCCTTGGTGGGGTTTAGGGACGGCTTGGTGGAAATGATTGGTGAGGATGATGCGTTGGCATTGGAGGTACAACCGACTCCAGAGGAGGTTAAAGAAGCAGTGTGGGACTGCGAACTTTCCAAAGCTCCTGGAAGTGATGGGTACAACATAAACTTTATAAAGAGGTGCTGGACTGAAATTGGCACTGAATTTACGGCGACGGTGTTGGATTTCTTCCTGTCTTCTAAGCTACCGGCGGATGCGAATCTCACTTGGGTGGCGTTGGCCCCTAAGTTTACGGGGGCAAAGGAAATCAAAGATCTGAGACCGATCAGTATGGTAGGCTGTGTCTATAAAGTTATTTCGAAAATGCTGGTTAGGAGGATGCGAGCAGTCATGCCACGACTAGTAGGTGAGACACAGAGTGCCTTTGTCAAGGGACGGAAGATTCATGATGGAGCGCTTATCGCATGTGAAACTGTTCAATGGATTaaaatgaggaagaaggaagCAGTGATAATGAAACTGGATTTCCAGAAAGCATATGATAGAGTCAAGTGGAGCTTTGGACCTAGTGTTGCAGAAGATGGGCTTTGGACGGAGATGGAGGAGTTGGGTTATGGAGTGTGTAAGTACTAGTTCAATGTCAGTGCTGATAAACGGATCGCCATCTAAGCCTTTTAAGATGGAAAGGGGATTGCGACAGGGTGATCCTCTATCTCGATTTCTGTTTGTGCTTGTCATTGACGTGCTACATAGGATGCTTGGGGTAGCAGTGAGAAATAGGTGTATCTCGCCACTACTAGTGGGTAGAGATCAGGTCGAGCTGTCACATCTTCAGTTTGCGGACGATACCATCCTGTTCTGTCCCCCTGAGGAAGAGACCATTAAGAATTACAGGAGGATCCTACGTTGTTTTGAGCTCATGTCGGGGTtgagtattaattttgataagtctAGCCTGATTCCTATTAACTGTGATGATCAGTGGGTGCAGTGTATGTCTAGAATGCTGGGTTGTAAGATTGCCTCGTTGCTGGTGAAATACTTAGGGATCCCGCTAGGAGCAAACCCGAGGTTGGTGAGGACTTGGAAGCCCATTATAGAAAAAGTGGAGGAGAAGCTGAGCATCTGGAAAGCCAAAATCCTCAATAGAGCTGGTAAACTGGTGCTTATTAAATCTGTGTTGAATAGCCTTCCTGTCTATTATTTGAGCTTGTATAAAATGCCAAAGGCTGTGGCAGAGAAACTGATTTCCCTACAGAGAAGGTTTCTTTGGAGTAAGGAGGATGGAAGGCATGGTATGGTAATGGTCAGGTGGGAGGTGGTGCAAGCTCCCAAAAAACTTGGCGGTTTAGGGGTTGGGGATGCTATGGTGCGTAACTCAGCCCTTCTCTTgaagtggtggtggcggttttcaaaggaggattgcccCTTATGGAAGAAGGTGGTGTGTTCTTGTAACAATCTGAGTCCCAATGTGATGCTATCATCCCAGGTGTTACCTACTCGGGAGGGGGGACTATCTGCTAAATACAATTCAAGGATCAACAAGTAAGACAGAAGATGATTAATGGGTTGGCTATGGAGATTGGTGATGGGAGAGGAACTCGGTTCTGGGAGGATGTATGGTTGCGTGGTGGATCCCTGAAAGACTTATTTCCGAGGCTTttctcagtttcaaaccaaacagGATCCgttataggggattgtgggttctgggatgggttagagtggagaTGGAACTTCCAGTGGAGACGAGAGCTTTTCCAATGGAAATTGGAACTAGTGAACCAGTTGCATGAAACGTTAAGACTGGTTAAACTTGCATATGACAGAGAGGATAGAGTTGTGTGGAAATTTGATAAACAATGTGTTTTctactaactcctttgtgcaggAATTGCAGGTGGAAATGCTCCCTGAAGATATAGCAAGTTACAGTTTTACTAAGACAGTTTGGAAAGGTCTAGTCCCGCCACGAGTTGAATTGTTTGTTTGGTTTGTTTTGATTGGAAGGGTCAATACAAAGGAGAGACTGAGTCGATTGGGAGTAGTTACTCAGGAAGATGTGACATGTGTGT contains:
- the LOC112770312 gene encoding uncharacterized protein, which encodes MNLPDQGVENAKEARRNRLFKIAGKKRKLHYSIHKENSDVGHPMLQQQHIATKHIPQHCAQQESEHRTPLKELHLPLLQAYWDIGDPQFPCQHCGAIFWYDERIEKHYNAKSPKFALCCRRGQVQLPMMQAPPESLRKLYFDTNEKSDHFRLNIRSYNSMFAFTSLGGKVQRSINQSRGPPTFILHGQNYHLMGSLLPSNGGIAKFAQLYIYDTQNEIQNRIAAVSSRDKLNNLHADIVSTIKIMLDHHNVLAKSFRLARDALAAEATESIRLRLIGKRGKDGRRYNLPSVSEVVALVVGDFDGSTTERDIIVENKSGSLQRITELHPSYLGLQYLLLFPYGEDGWREDIPLNKIKKGETDKDKYVTMRDFFAFRIQDRPSHNGVLLYSHRLFQQFLVDAFSMVESARLKYVYTHQSDFRAELYNGLRDAVFSGETNAASKGKRIILPATFTGGARYMTQNYQDAMAICRCVGYPDLFITFTCNPQWDEIQRYCAKHKLKPEDRPDIICRLFKVKVDNMIKDLRYNKLFGSTKAVIYTIEFQKRGLPHAHILLFLHEQDKYPNPTDIDKIICAEIPDHDVDNAYYEAVKSFMLHGPCGLSKPTSPCMEEGRCMRHFPKKFNEVTTVDEDGYPVYRRRNNGRTVEVSGIHLDNRYVVPHNRLLLLKYRAHINVEWCNQSRSIKYLFKYVNKGSDRVTASFYRNSTSDNSSTKVDEVKMFYDCRYISPYEVAWRIFSYDIHYRNPSVERLSFHLPDQQPVVFTDNESLVEALAKATVKESMFLAWFAANEKYAEARQLTYTEFPTKFVWKPSPRAWEPRKSHQVIGRMIFVPPSSGELYYLRMLLNIVKGPTSYVDIRTYNGVIYSSFRDACYARGLLDDDKEYIDAIKEASHWGSGHYLRKLFATLLWSNSMVRPEAVWEETAILLCDGILHNHRAMFGRSDLVFSDEELKDLTLIEIEQILNSNGKSLRDYPTMPFPSGDTDHLRTRNKMIFDELNYDRVELQRQYIQCLSKLTTEQRRVYDKIISAAESQHGRMFFLYGHGGTGKTFLWKTLASALRSKGQIVLTVASSGIASLLLPGGRTAHSRFAIPLTPDEFSTCNIKQGSPLAELIVRAKLIIWDEAPMMSKFYFEALDKTMKDLMRFKHDESPEMPFGGKTIVFGGDFRQILPVIPKGTRQDIVNASLNSSYLWQHCEILKLTINMRLQSMAADSGKQDLQQFAEWILQVGNGILEGMSDESNLISIPPEFLITYYNDPIEAIVEAIYSDYIADMDNEGHLKGRAILAPTINAVDEVNDYMTELNNNACKTYVSSNKCLFEGGSNEIEGMHTPEFLATIKCSGVPNHELKLKVGCPVMLIRNIDRSSGLCNGTRLIITRLGDKVIEARLLNSDNCVDKVFIPRMTLTPSNARLPFRFQRRQFPLMLSYAMTINKSQGQSLDHIGLLLKKPVFTHGQLYVAISRVTNKKGLKILIAHDENTGKTENIVYPEVFRNV